A DNA window from Arachis hypogaea cultivar Tifrunner chromosome 18, arahy.Tifrunner.gnm2.J5K5, whole genome shotgun sequence contains the following coding sequences:
- the LOC112771551 gene encoding N-glycosylase/DNA lyase OGG1: protein MHTINFKLNFNLRRTIVMKPKSSPNAKPPSTPPTPQIKTLHRTHRSIVKPPIASSIPKPLQSNPNCEWVPLNLTRQELSLSLTFPTGQTFRWKNTAPNQFTGVVSSHLVSLKHLQNGDVSYCLHSTQAHHHHRRQAMEALLDFLNAGVLLSNLWNVFSESDVRFAQLAEHLGGARVLRQDPFECLIQFLCSSNNNIGRITKMVDYISSLGTYLGTVEGFKFHAFPTLEQLSLVSEEQLRKAGFGYRAKYIVGTVSALRLKPEGGEEWLRSLRELDLEEVICALCTLPGVGPKVAACIALFSLDQHHAIPVDTHVWQIATRYLLPELAGSRLTPKLCDRVAEAFVTKYGKYAGWAQTLLFIAELPSQKALLPSHLWTIEQRDRAKKEDSEEEVG, encoded by the exons ATGCACACGATCAATTTCAAGCTCAATTTCAATTTGAGACGAACCATTGTCATGAAGCCAAAAAGCTCCCCAAACGCAAAACCTCCATCAACGCCTCCAACTCCACAAATCAAAACCCTCCACAGAACCCACCGCTCCATCGTCAAACCACCAATAGCATCATCCATTCCGAAACCCTTACAATCCAATCCCAACTGCGAGTGGGTCCCACTCAATCTCACGCGCCAAGAACTCTCGCTCTCGCTCACCTTCCCCACCGGTCAAACCTTCCGCTGGAAAAACACCGCCCCCAATCAATTCACTGGCGTTGTTTCCTCCCACCTAGTTTCCCTCAAGCACCTCCAAAACGGCGACGTTTCATACTGCCTCCATTCAACACaggcccaccaccaccaccgtcgTCAAGCCATGGAGGCACTCCTCGATTTTCTAAACGCCGGCGTTTTGCTCTCCAACCTCTGGAATGTGTTCTCCGAATCCGATGTCAGGTTCGCTCAGCTGGCGGAGCACCTCGGCGGCGCGAGGGTGCTCCGGCAAGACCCGTTTGAGTGCTTGATCCAATTCCTGTGTTCATCGAACAACAACATTGGGAGGATTACCAAGATGGTGGATTACATTTCCTCTTTGGGGACATACTTGGGCACTGTTGAGGGATTCAAGTTCCATGCTTTTCCCACTTTAGAGCAGCTCTCCTTGGTCTCGGAGGAACAGCTTAGAAAAGCTGGTTTTGGTTACAG GGCAAAGTATATAGTTGGGACAGTGAGTGCTTTGCGATTGAAACCAGAAGGAGGCGAAGAATGGCTTAGATCTCTGCGTGAGTTGGATCTGGAAGAAGTTATATGTGCACTTTGTACATTGCCTGGGGTGGGTCCTAAGGTGGCTGCTTGCATTGCTCTATTCTCCCTTGATCAGCATCATGCCATTCCTGTTGACACCCATGTCTGGCAG ATTGCTACGAGGTACCTCTTACCTGAGCTTGCAGGTTCCCGGTTGACGCCTAAGCTCTGTGATCGTGTTGCGGAGGCTTTTGTAACCAAATATGGTAAATATGCTGGCTGGGCCCAGACTCTTCTATTTATAGCAGAATTACCTTCACAAAAGGCCCTCCTCCCTTCACATTTGTGGACTATTGAGCAGCGCGACCGTGCAAAGAAGGAAGATAGTGAAGAGGAAGTTGGTTAA
- the LOC140181724 gene encoding uncharacterized protein: MAVAKEGTQNREAHEEEKLAASLVAATASVSSNGATIAAVNRGQGGARAQERGVSHSAAVEPALLPPLLGVVSVTVVAKRERAVREEQNAMEEKPAPPLLICCSAVLS; this comes from the coding sequence ATGGCCGTCGCGAAGGAGGGAACCCAGAACAGAGAGGCGCACGAAGAAGAGAAGCTTGCGGCTAGCCTTGTCGCCGCCACTGCTTCCGTGTCTTCCAACGGCGCTACTATCGCCGCCGTGAATCGCGGCCAGGGGGGAGCGAGAGCCCAGGAGAGAGGCGTGTCACACTCTGCTGCGGTCGAGCCAGCCTTGCTGCCTCCGCTGCTGGGGGTTGTTTCCGTCACGGTCGTCGCCAAGAGGGAGAGAGCAGTGCGGGAGGAACAGAATGCGATGGAGGAGAAGCCGGCTCCGCCACTGCTGATCTGCTGCTCTGCAGTGCTTAGCTGA